A genome region from Nicotiana tabacum cultivar K326 chromosome 13, ASM71507v2, whole genome shotgun sequence includes the following:
- the LOC142168246 gene encoding uncharacterized protein LOC142168246 yields the protein MLRTSGLMSYWECYGHIEQQQSQAREKHLFSLVYGAEALIPVEVGEPTLRFYRTNEEANNEALLVKLNLLDEHRNLAYVRMVAQNQRMGRYYNRRVNLHYLNVGDLVLRNVIQSTWKVNAEKLGPTWDSPYRISAITGKGSYELENQDGVKLPSNWNDSPQKALPSIIIKG from the exons ATGCTAAGGACAAGTGGCCTGATGAGCTACTGggagtgctatgggcatatcgaacaacagcAAAGTCAAGCACGGGAGAAACACCTTTTCTCTCTCGTTTATGGTGCGGAGGCTCTGATACCAGTGGAAGTGGGGGAGCCGACTTTGAGGTTTTATCGAACAAACGAAGAAGCAAACAATGAAGCATTACTAGTAAAACTGAATTTGCTCGATGAACACCGAAACTTGGCATATGTGAGGATGGTGGCTCAAAATCAAAGGATGGGAAGATATTATAATCGCAGGGTCAATCTCCATTACTTAAAtgtaggagacttggttttaagaaaTGTAATTCAGAGCACTTGGAAAGTCAATGCCGAGAAGCTGGGACCAACATGGGATAGTCCTTACCGTATTTCAGCTATCACCGGTAAAGGATCATATGAGttggaaaatcaagatggagtcaaATTACCTAGCAATTGGaatgactcacctcaaaag GCTTTGCCTTCCattattataaaaggataa